A single region of the Pristis pectinata isolate sPriPec2 chromosome 25, sPriPec2.1.pri, whole genome shotgun sequence genome encodes:
- the ndufa3 gene encoding NADH dehydrogenase [ubiquinone] 1 alpha subcomplex subunit 3 isoform X1: MAGVRNVAALLKKAWAKEPVIVTSFAIGIVALLTPLLSPFTQYQTRMNRAVPFQYPVPVRDDGNMPDIPSHPCEKIGPTLEWMKKL, from the exons ATGGCGGGTGTGCGGA ATGTGGCCGCCCTGCTGAAGAAGGCGTGGGCGAAGGAGCCGGTGATCGTGACCTCGTTCGCCATCGGCATCGTTG CTCTTCTGACACCACTGCTGAGCCCCTTTACCCAGTATCAGACACGGATGAATCGTGCTGTACCTTTCCAGTACCCAG TACCTGTCCGGGATGATGGGAATATGCCGGATATTCCTTCGCACCCTTGTGAGAAAATTGGGCCTACCCTCGAGTGGATGAAGAAGCTTTGA
- the ndufa3 gene encoding NADH dehydrogenase [ubiquinone] 1 alpha subcomplex subunit 3 isoform X2 yields the protein MAGVRNVAALLKKAWAKEPVIVTSFAIGIVALLTPLLSPFTQYQTRMNRAVPFQYPVPVRDDGNMPDIPSHPCEKIGPTLEWMKKL from the exons ATGTGGCCGCCCTGCTGAAGAAGGCGTGGGCGAAGGAGCCGGTGATCGTGACCTCGTTCGCCATCGGCATCGTTG CTCTTCTGACACCACTGCTGAGCCCCTTTACCCAGTATCAGACACGGATGAATCGTGCTGTACCTTTCCAGTACCCAG TACCTGTCCGGGATGATGGGAATATGCCGGATATTCCTTCGCACCCTTGTGAGAAAATTGGGCCTACCCTCGAGTGGATGAAGAAGCTTTGA